One genomic window of Hydra vulgaris chromosome 03, alternate assembly HydraT2T_AEP includes the following:
- the LOC136078537 gene encoding E3 SUMO-protein ligase ZBED1-like — protein MSIVSDNASNVRNCLNSLKVCLNIQPIRCMGHVLQLVVKNVIDLVEEGEKDSSSKFFFIARTLTKCRKIVTSFNHSSQLNDLLEESQTRQGVEKNHILHLIQDVKTRWHSTFLMAEQMLKLHSYVKDIFNSKQQYKDMRKYLLDEDEMVNLKETVNALLSFNQVSVLLSGDRYATCSLIIPSIKYLEKQLSKNKSETPPLIVILKSHLFESLQTYKDSYELENNSFLLCATFLDPNYKSFQFFEKYEKKKYLKIVKEFLSGFYLSKRVGEIIPIKKVTKESKKFKLSFEDEEDDSGSDSDKNVTLDLKKEISEYIRLSVHEQNVLEFWHQNQYVFPILYCISTMILCTPATSAPSERLFSDALNNLYAKRNRMTAECFQMLMFLYENLEFFNLV, from the coding sequence ATGAGTATAGTATCAGACAACGCCAGTAACGTACGCAACtgtctaaattctttaaaagtttgtttaaacatTCAACCAATAAGATGCATGGGACATGTTTTGCAATTAGTTGTTAAAAATGTCATAGATTTAGTTGAAGAAGGTGAAAAAGATAGTTCGtctaaattctttttcattGCAAGAACATTAACTAAGTGCAGGAAAATTGTTACATCTTTCAATCATTCTTCTCAACTTAATGATTTATTAGAGGAAAGTCAAACACGACAAGGTGTCGAAAAAAATCACATACTTCATTTGATTCAAGATGTGAAAACTCGTTGGCACTCTACGTTTCTCATGGCAGAGCAAATGCTTAAGCTTCACTCCTACGTAAAAGATATCTTTAATTCGAAACAACAATACAAAGATATGAGAAAATATTTACTCGATGAAGATGAAATGGTTAACTTAAAAGAAACGGTAAATGCTTTATTAAGCTTTAATCAAGTAAGTGTTTTACTATCTGGCGATAGGTATGCAACGTGTTCTTTAATTATTCCAAGTATAAAGTACCTTGAGAAGCAGCTGAGTAAGAATAAAAGTGAAACTCCTCCTTTAATTGTAATATTGAAATCACATTTGTTTGAATCTTTACAAACTTACAAAGATTCATATGAATTAGAGAATAATTCCTTTTTATTGTGTGCCACTTTTTTGGatccaaattataaaagttttcaattctttgaaaagtacgaaaaaaagaaatatttaaaaattgtgaaagaATTTTTGTCAGGTTTTTATCTCTCAAAAAGAGTTGGTGAAATAATTCCAATTAAAAAGGTGACAAaggaatcaaaaaaatttaagttgtcATTTGAGGATGAAGAAGATGATTCCGGAAGTGATAGTGACAAAAATGTAaccttagatttaaaaaaagaaatcagtgaATATATAAGATTGTCAGTGCACgaacaaaatgttttagagTTTTGGCATCAAAATCAATATGTTTTTCCAATATTGTATTGCATTTCAACGATGATTTTATGTACACCTGCTACCAGTGCACCAAGTGAGCGCCTTTTTTCTGATGCATTAAACAATTTGTATGCTAAGCGAAACAGGATGACGGCTGAATGTTTTCAaatgttgatgtttttgtacgaaaatttggaattttttaatttggtttaa